A region from the Candidatus Electrothrix scaldis genome encodes:
- a CDS encoding type II toxin-antitoxin system YafQ family toxin: MLTIYYTTRFKKDFKRIKKQCKDLGKLQTVIEILVDEKPLDSRYKDHQLIGNWVNHRECHIEPDWLLIYRISESNLYLERTGSHTDLFKK; the protein is encoded by the coding sequence TTGTTAACGATTTACTATACAACCCGTTTTAAAAAAGATTTCAAACGAATCAAAAAACAGTGTAAAGATCTGGGCAAACTGCAAACGGTTATTGAAATACTTGTCGATGAAAAGCCGCTTGATTCGAGGTATAAAGATCATCAACTCATCGGAAATTGGGTAAATCACCGAGAATGTCATATTGAACCTGATTGGCTGCTTATCTACAGGATATCCGAGAGCAATCTATACCTTGAGAGGACAGGTTCCCACACTGACTTGTTTAAGAAATAA
- a CDS encoding type II toxin-antitoxin system RelB/DinJ family antitoxin: MEKTATIQARINPQVKQEAQKILNQLHITMSEAIALYLTQITLHKGIPFEIKIPNGITEKTLRDSEAGKNLHRADTVTDLFEDLNC, encoded by the coding sequence ATGGAAAAAACAGCAACTATCCAAGCTCGGATCAATCCCCAAGTAAAACAGGAAGCTCAAAAAATACTGAATCAGCTCCATATTACCATGTCCGAAGCAATCGCACTCTATCTGACGCAGATTACACTTCATAAAGGAATTCCTTTTGAAATTAAAATCCCCAATGGGATAACGGAGAAAACACTTAGAGATTCCGAGGCCGGTAAAAATCTTCATCGGGCGGATACTGTTACCGACCTTTTTGAGGATCTCAATTGTTAA
- a CDS encoding Rpn family recombination-promoting nuclease/putative transposase, translating into MRFLDVRTDFAFKKVFGSERSKNVLISFLNAIIDFGEEQVTDLTIVDPYQIPLLKGMKDSYVDVKAVLSNNKKVIVEMQVLNVEGFEKRVLYNAAKLYSTQLKKSGKYTTLEPIIALTITDFEMFPEFAKAISYWTLREREVLLQYSNDIELIFAELPKFTKTEEELTDIADKWLYFVKHAGDLEFVPESFTEPQLLEAFEIANTAGLSEEELDIQFKRQDFIAMQQGAVEKAVQSGLERGIQQGVELGNIATARNMLRDQMPIETICKYTGLEREVVEQLRQDDQE; encoded by the coding sequence ATGCGTTTCTTAGATGTACGAACCGATTTCGCCTTTAAAAAGGTTTTCGGCAGTGAGCGCTCGAAGAATGTCCTGATCAGTTTCCTCAACGCAATTATTGACTTCGGCGAGGAACAGGTGACGGACCTCACCATTGTTGATCCCTACCAGATCCCTCTGCTCAAAGGCATGAAGGACAGTTATGTGGATGTCAAGGCGGTGCTTTCCAATAACAAGAAAGTCATCGTGGAGATGCAGGTGCTCAATGTTGAAGGGTTTGAGAAACGAGTGCTATACAATGCAGCCAAACTCTACTCAACCCAGCTGAAGAAATCCGGGAAGTACACAACGCTGGAGCCTATCATCGCCCTGACCATCACCGATTTCGAGATGTTTCCCGAATTCGCAAAGGCGATTTCTTACTGGACTCTTCGTGAGCGTGAAGTCCTGCTGCAATACAGCAATGACATTGAACTGATCTTTGCCGAGCTGCCCAAGTTCACCAAAACAGAGGAAGAGCTGACCGACATTGCGGATAAATGGCTCTACTTTGTTAAACATGCTGGCGATCTGGAGTTCGTTCCTGAATCTTTCACAGAGCCCCAATTGCTTGAAGCCTTTGAGATTGCCAACACTGCTGGCTTAAGCGAGGAGGAACTGGATATCCAGTTTAAACGGCAGGATTTTATCGCTATGCAACAGGGAGCCGTGGAAAAGGCGGTTCAGAGCGGCCTCGAACGGGGAATACAACAGGGTGTTGAGTTGGGAAATATAGCAACAGCCCGAAACATGTTGCGTGATCAGATGCCAATAGAGACGATTTGTAAATACACTGGGCTGGAACGGGAAGTAGTTGAGCAGCTCCGGCAGGACGACCAAGAATAA
- a CDS encoding succinate dehydrogenase/fumarate reductase iron-sulfur subunit: MAAKKISITVKIWRQESAIAEGNLETYTLQEISTDMSFLEMLDVLNEQLTLEGKEPVAFDHDCREGICGMCGAVVDGIAHGPEQGTTLCQLHMRHFQDGQVICIEPFRSRAFPVVKDLMVDRSAFDRIIQAGGFVSINTGSAPDANSVPVSQQKAEQAMDAAACIGCGACVAACPNAAAMLFTSAKISQLALMPQGRPERKQRALSMVAAMDKEGFGACSNHRECEQVCPKGISIRHIARMNREYLAATLFGE; encoded by the coding sequence ATGGCAGCAAAGAAAATATCCATCACCGTAAAGATCTGGCGACAGGAGAGTGCAATAGCCGAAGGCAACCTGGAAACCTACACGTTGCAGGAAATCAGCACGGATATGTCCTTTCTGGAGATGCTGGATGTCCTGAATGAGCAGCTGACCCTGGAAGGCAAAGAACCTGTGGCCTTTGACCATGATTGCCGGGAAGGAATCTGCGGTATGTGCGGAGCCGTGGTTGATGGTATCGCGCACGGGCCGGAGCAGGGAACCACGCTCTGTCAGCTTCACATGCGCCATTTTCAGGACGGGCAGGTGATCTGTATTGAGCCTTTCCGTTCCAGGGCCTTTCCTGTGGTCAAAGATCTGATGGTGGATCGCTCTGCCTTTGATCGGATTATCCAGGCGGGTGGCTTTGTCTCCATTAATACCGGTTCTGCCCCGGATGCCAACAGCGTGCCGGTGAGCCAGCAAAAGGCCGAGCAGGCGATGGATGCAGCGGCCTGTATCGGCTGCGGTGCCTGTGTTGCCGCCTGTCCTAATGCTGCTGCCATGCTCTTCACCTCGGCCAAGATTTCTCAGCTGGCCCTTATGCCCCAAGGACGACCGGAACGCAAGCAACGGGCCTTGTCTATGGTGGCGGCTATGGATAAGGAGGGCTTTGGTGCGTGCAGTAATCATCGGGAATGCGAGCAGGTTTGTCCGAAAGGGATTTCTATCCGCCATATTGCCCGAATGAATCGGGAGTACCTTGCAGCGACCTTATTTGGCGAGTAA
- a CDS encoding Hsp70 family protein, whose protein sequence is MKKSIGIDLGTTNSVVAVKKVSTEVLKNAEGEYITPSCVMVKKRLMRKPEFIVGRDALEWLRQEPENTITAVKRLIGRNFHEKEVQELINKQSLHYQLSTHSHGSANSLALLINGKEFTPEEISAKILAKLKADAEAALGDEVDAAVITVPAYFNDKQKHATRTAAALAGLKVRRLLPEPTAAAISFGVDKISGDDGRTVLVFDFGGGTLDLSILTISGGRIIEMGKGGDMWLGGEDIDQLLIEYVLQETARKEGIADIQDIRALIDEQKPSRKNKFFAELKTAVEKAKIVLSDKKEAYVEILGVLQDKDGDPLDVEVELSRTRFESMMVPLLRSMLELVRGVISDVHFTEDLIDNVLLVGGSSRIPCVIQTLQEEFGQEKVLLHERPMLAVAEGAAILSHRLADTVECPQCTRNTAQNAATCSHCGFDLEGHTVEHGVVEIVHAAAHDYYIKLENDERFLMVEKNTPLPCSSTEVFQLVDAEQELVHMKFYNVVNRREQSIGDLWLGIDQDRDQDRDQDRDQGRGAGKAENLEKSLKAQMPARIEITLDIDENNLISVNASLLNHPEVAVSRTLSRGKADERLFLELEQAIATAEKEQYSSYTVIDLQNRARSIVKSINGVVDPKKGTVDEKLYEQVAQQIHKAIRIAANEEAPLTQLYYAESMLDDYAVMIEPKVQDLLRERIEKLRQIDATGSYEETMRASAALAAALDDKRLAQVNTLMQIENASEICFKTDPSKAKKFMRVIAEALEAAEKQDGSVADKLNAILPEVDEVLENYAMSTQKIHRDIRK, encoded by the coding sequence ATGAAAAAATCAATAGGCATAGACCTCGGGACGACCAATTCTGTTGTTGCTGTCAAAAAGGTGAGCACAGAGGTTCTGAAGAACGCTGAAGGCGAATACATCACCCCCTCCTGTGTGATGGTGAAGAAACGCCTGATGCGCAAGCCGGAATTTATCGTGGGCCGTGATGCGTTGGAATGGCTCCGTCAGGAGCCGGAAAATACCATCACGGCGGTCAAGCGGCTCATTGGTCGGAACTTTCATGAGAAAGAGGTACAGGAGCTAATCAATAAGCAGAGCCTGCACTACCAACTTTCCACCCATTCCCATGGTTCGGCCAATAGTCTTGCTCTCCTGATCAATGGCAAGGAGTTTACTCCAGAGGAGATTTCTGCCAAGATCCTGGCAAAGCTGAAGGCAGATGCCGAGGCAGCCTTGGGTGATGAGGTGGATGCAGCTGTAATCACCGTGCCTGCCTATTTTAATGATAAGCAGAAACACGCGACTAGGACAGCAGCGGCTCTGGCCGGACTCAAGGTACGTCGTCTTCTCCCCGAACCCACAGCGGCGGCTATTTCTTTCGGAGTAGATAAGATATCGGGTGATGACGGGAGAACCGTGCTGGTCTTTGACTTTGGTGGCGGAACTCTGGATCTTTCTATCCTCACCATCAGCGGTGGCCGCATCATCGAAATGGGCAAGGGCGGGGATATGTGGCTGGGCGGTGAAGATATAGACCAGCTGCTGATCGAGTATGTTTTGCAAGAGACGGCTCGGAAAGAGGGCATTGCGGATATCCAGGATATCCGTGCTCTGATTGATGAGCAGAAACCTTCCCGCAAGAATAAGTTCTTTGCAGAGCTGAAGACGGCTGTGGAAAAGGCCAAGATTGTCCTGAGTGACAAGAAGGAAGCTTATGTCGAGATTCTTGGTGTTTTGCAGGATAAGGACGGCGATCCCCTTGATGTGGAGGTGGAGTTGTCGCGTACCCGTTTTGAGAGCATGATGGTCCCCTTGCTGCGATCCATGCTGGAGCTGGTTCGGGGCGTGATTAGCGATGTCCATTTCACCGAAGACCTGATTGATAATGTGCTCCTTGTTGGCGGAAGCTCACGCATCCCCTGCGTGATCCAGACCTTGCAGGAGGAGTTCGGGCAGGAAAAGGTGCTGCTCCATGAGCGGCCCATGCTCGCGGTAGCCGAAGGGGCAGCCATCCTTAGTCATCGCCTGGCAGATACGGTTGAATGCCCGCAATGTACCAGGAATACGGCCCAGAATGCCGCAACCTGTTCCCATTGCGGCTTTGATCTGGAAGGTCATACTGTAGAACATGGAGTGGTGGAGATCGTTCATGCTGCTGCCCATGATTATTATATCAAGCTGGAGAATGATGAACGCTTCCTGATGGTGGAGAAAAATACCCCTCTCCCCTGTTCCAGCACTGAGGTCTTTCAGCTGGTTGATGCAGAGCAGGAGTTGGTTCATATGAAGTTTTATAATGTGGTCAACCGAAGGGAGCAGAGCATTGGCGATCTTTGGCTGGGCATTGATCAGGATAGGGATCAGGACAGGGATCAGGACAGGGATCAGGGGCGTGGGGCAGGAAAAGCTGAGAACCTGGAAAAATCCCTCAAAGCCCAGATGCCTGCCCGGATAGAGATAACCCTGGATATTGATGAAAATAATCTCATCTCGGTGAATGCATCCTTGCTGAATCATCCAGAGGTGGCCGTCTCCAGGACCCTCTCCCGGGGTAAGGCCGATGAGCGGCTTTTTCTCGAACTTGAGCAGGCTATTGCAACGGCGGAAAAAGAGCAGTACTCCAGCTATACGGTTATTGATTTGCAGAACCGGGCCCGCTCCATCGTTAAATCCATTAATGGGGTGGTTGATCCGAAAAAAGGAACTGTGGATGAGAAATTGTACGAGCAGGTTGCTCAGCAAATCCATAAGGCGATCAGGATCGCGGCAAATGAGGAGGCCCCCCTGACCCAACTCTATTATGCGGAAAGCATGCTGGATGATTATGCGGTGATGATTGAGCCCAAGGTCCAGGATCTGCTTCGGGAACGGATTGAAAAATTACGGCAGATTGATGCAACAGGTTCGTATGAGGAGACGATGCGGGCCTCAGCTGCTCTTGCCGCAGCCCTGGATGATAAAAGGCTGGCCCAGGTCAATACCCTGATGCAAATAGAAAACGCCAGTGAGATCTGTTTTAAAACAGACCCCAGTAAGGCAAAGAAATTTATGCGGGTCATTGCAGAGGCCCTGGAGGCTGCGGAAAAGCAGGACGGTTCAGTGGCGGATAAGCTCAATGCCATTTTGCCGGAGGTGGATGAGGTCTTGGAAAACTATGCCATGAGTACCCAGAAAATTCACAGAGATATTCGGAAGTAA
- a CDS encoding LysM peptidoglycan-binding domain-containing protein: MAATLTCPVCERPGVPLKSTNCPQCDADLTCFQALDTLTTAKKSPSSGPAGEEASEEKQKNAPSTRRAVLLLLLLLVLIGSGFFCFFLKAEDSMHNLNHQVVSLKAELRMAQQQETEPAQQILCVLPGMEKASVEVDKEDDSFAEDDPLIYEEDREEAASATEESKEEATFVASSPHVESEEKIEAEEVLASGETTREVNQQTGGEESDTSETVTLLEPVLRKTRTDTPGEDSTSEGQHASQPLLPEKQWAEKTFLYLVKETDTLWDLAERFYGNGKYYPVIMEQNPRLVISNIHDEESLRLFNDRSALKELYSSRIEWRDGLTLWKHQVQAGETRQSIEKRFASPGDSDRVFYERKPDISPGAIVRVILH, from the coding sequence ATGGCTGCGACTCTAACCTGTCCTGTCTGTGAACGACCTGGAGTACCGCTGAAAAGCACGAATTGCCCGCAATGCGATGCCGATCTGACTTGCTTTCAGGCCCTGGATACTCTGACCACCGCGAAAAAATCCCCCTCATCAGGACCTGCTGGAGAAGAAGCATCAGAGGAAAAGCAAAAAAACGCTCCGAGCACCCGGCGGGCTGTCCTCCTTTTACTCCTGCTCCTGGTGCTTATTGGTTCAGGATTTTTCTGTTTTTTTCTCAAGGCAGAAGACAGTATGCACAATTTGAATCATCAGGTGGTCTCCTTAAAGGCAGAACTCAGGATGGCGCAACAGCAGGAAACAGAACCTGCTCAGCAGATTCTCTGTGTTCTGCCGGGCATGGAAAAGGCGAGCGTAGAGGTCGATAAAGAAGACGATTCCTTTGCTGAGGATGATCCGCTCATTTATGAGGAAGATAGAGAGGAGGCTGCCTCTGCTACTGAGGAGAGCAAGGAAGAGGCGACCTTTGTGGCTTCCTCGCCTCATGTCGAATCAGAAGAAAAAATCGAAGCAGAGGAAGTGCTGGCAAGTGGGGAGACAACCCGAGAGGTAAATCAGCAGACAGGGGGAGAGGAGAGCGACACATCCGAGACGGTAACGCTGCTCGAACCTGTGCTCAGGAAAACAAGGACAGATACACCCGGCGAGGATTCTACATCGGAGGGGCAACATGCCTCGCAGCCGCTGTTGCCGGAAAAACAATGGGCAGAGAAGACCTTTTTATACCTGGTGAAAGAGACAGATACGCTCTGGGATCTTGCCGAGCGGTTTTATGGTAATGGGAAGTACTATCCTGTGATCATGGAGCAAAATCCCCGTCTTGTTATCAGTAATATTCATGATGAAGAGAGTCTGCGCCTTTTTAATGATCGTTCCGCACTCAAGGAGCTTTACAGCAGTCGGATTGAGTGGCGTGATGGCCTGACGCTGTGGAAGCATCAGGTGCAGGCAGGGGAAACCCGGCAGTCCATAGAAAAACGTTTTGCTTCTCCAGGAGATTCGGACAGGGTTTTCTATGAGAGAAAGCCGGATATTTCTCCTGGTGCAATTGTACGGGTTATTCTGCATTGA
- the grpE gene encoding nucleotide exchange factor GrpE: MSEQDVQKAPDELLREKLIAFQREIVELKQDNKEQQEAAEQQEQGLLFELLEVLDAFDNLDKNIQGKEEGLDKTGQRVVKSTRAIQRKLLRLLRSRHIEPLEFSDKKARIEQCKIIATENDPARENEEIISVEKKGYVDTERKVVLRKAEVITVYNDGPPMPLVYSSHDLNHS; the protein is encoded by the coding sequence ATGTCAGAGCAGGATGTACAGAAGGCCCCGGATGAGCTCTTGCGGGAAAAACTGATCGCATTTCAGCGGGAAATCGTTGAGCTCAAGCAGGACAATAAGGAGCAGCAAGAGGCGGCTGAGCAACAGGAGCAGGGGCTTTTATTTGAGCTGCTGGAGGTGCTGGATGCCTTTGACAACCTGGACAAGAATATTCAGGGCAAAGAGGAGGGGCTGGACAAAACCGGGCAGCGGGTGGTCAAGAGTACCCGTGCCATACAGCGTAAACTGCTTCGCCTGCTCCGATCCCGCCATATTGAGCCGCTGGAATTTTCTGATAAAAAAGCGCGAATAGAGCAGTGTAAAATTATTGCCACGGAAAATGATCCTGCTCGGGAAAATGAGGAAATCATCTCCGTGGAAAAGAAGGGATATGTGGATACCGAACGCAAAGTAGTCCTGCGGAAGGCCGAGGTGATAACCGTGTATAACGACGGCCCTCCCATGCCCTTAGTTTATTCCTCCCACGACCTCAATCATTCCTGA
- a CDS encoding D-alanine--D-alanine ligase, whose amino-acid sequence MSKIRLALIAGGTSGEREVSLRGAAGVEQALNKDKYEVLRYNPATDLARLAADAKQVDVAFILLHGIHGEDGTVQGMLELLGIPYQGSGVLGSALAMDKNLAKTMYLLHGLPVASWEMANKEHIIDPAPLLAKLNLPVVVKPIRQGSSLGMSVVREAEQLSPALETAFEHDSQVMVEEFIKGREITVGVLGNDELMPLPLVEVIPDAKYEFFDYEAKYQPGATREVCPAEVDDSIREKAQEYGLKAHQALQLRGYSRTDMIVRDDEIFLLETNTIPGMTPTSLLPQAAAQAGLDFPTLLDRLIALAME is encoded by the coding sequence ATGAGCAAAATACGACTGGCCCTGATCGCCGGAGGTACCTCCGGCGAACGCGAGGTCTCCCTGCGAGGAGCCGCTGGAGTGGAACAGGCCCTGAATAAAGACAAATATGAAGTCCTGCGCTATAATCCGGCCACAGATCTGGCCCGGCTTGCCGCTGATGCCAAGCAAGTAGATGTGGCCTTTATCCTCCTCCACGGCATCCACGGCGAAGACGGTACGGTCCAGGGCATGTTGGAGCTGCTGGGCATCCCCTATCAGGGCTCTGGTGTGCTGGGCAGCGCTCTGGCAATGGATAAAAATCTGGCCAAGACCATGTACCTCCTGCACGGTCTGCCGGTTGCATCTTGGGAAATGGCCAACAAGGAACACATCATTGATCCGGCTCCCTTGCTTGCCAAGCTCAACCTGCCTGTGGTGGTCAAACCTATCCGTCAGGGTTCCTCCCTGGGCATGTCCGTGGTCCGGGAGGCGGAACAGCTCTCCCCTGCCCTGGAGACTGCCTTTGAACATGACAGTCAGGTGATGGTGGAGGAGTTTATCAAAGGCCGGGAAATCACCGTGGGTGTACTCGGCAATGACGAGCTTATGCCTCTGCCCCTGGTCGAAGTTATCCCGGATGCAAAATATGAGTTCTTTGATTACGAGGCCAAGTACCAGCCCGGTGCCACCCGCGAGGTCTGCCCGGCAGAGGTGGATGACAGCATTCGTGAGAAGGCTCAGGAGTACGGACTCAAAGCACATCAGGCCTTACAGCTCCGGGGGTACAGCCGCACCGATATGATTGTCCGGGATGATGAAATCTTCCTTCTGGAAACCAACACCATCCCCGGCATGACCCCGACTAGCCTTCTGCCCCAAGCGGCAGCCCAAGCCGGGCTCGACTTTCCGACCCTGCTGGATCGCTTGATTGCCCTGGCAATGGAGTAA
- a CDS encoding ATP-binding protein, translated as MLQRSTLQHLVTWQNKKTRKPLVIRGARQVGKSCLVRLFAEQASLDLMEINLELNEDYIDCFTSKDPRQITALLELKTSRKIQPGKTLLFLDEIQAAPRILASLRYFYELMPELHVIAAGSLLEFVLEEHTFSMPVGRIEYLHLGPMTFKEFLIGIGKEQLSAFLEQFEITDKLPKVIHDELIQNFKIYCAVGGMPEAVQVYQETGSMLEANAVKQSVLLTYRDDFSKYGQRINRRLLQNVFQSLPLHVGQKLKYVNLDRNEKSTEVKKTLHLLALARVYAPVYHTAANGIPLRAECNQKVQKPLFLDVGLLTTACGMSYADIAHADDVALINAGSLCEQFIGQHLLYARPPYEEPELFYWVREKRQASSEIDYALSVGGKIFPVEVKAGKTGTLKSLQVFLQEKGRPLGVRFNADLPSLHETTFSLPNTSGTFRLLSLPLYLVEELLRLIRATIQE; from the coding sequence ATGTTACAACGAAGCACATTACAACATCTGGTTACTTGGCAGAATAAAAAAACGAGAAAACCGCTGGTCATCAGAGGAGCACGCCAGGTCGGCAAATCCTGTTTAGTGCGCCTCTTTGCCGAGCAGGCATCATTGGACCTCATGGAGATCAACCTCGAACTCAATGAGGACTACATAGATTGCTTCACCTCGAAAGACCCCAGGCAGATTACAGCCTTACTTGAACTCAAAACCTCCCGGAAAATTCAGCCCGGCAAGACCCTGCTCTTCCTTGACGAGATCCAGGCCGCTCCCCGGATCCTGGCATCCCTGCGCTATTTTTACGAGCTGATGCCGGAACTCCACGTTATTGCCGCTGGTTCCCTGCTGGAATTTGTTCTGGAGGAACATACCTTTTCTATGCCTGTCGGCAGGATAGAGTATCTCCATCTCGGCCCGATGACCTTTAAGGAATTTTTGATCGGTATCGGCAAAGAACAGCTGTCTGCATTTCTTGAGCAATTCGAAATCACCGACAAATTACCCAAGGTTATTCACGACGAGCTGATCCAGAACTTCAAGATTTACTGCGCAGTGGGTGGAATGCCGGAAGCTGTTCAGGTCTATCAGGAGACCGGTTCAATGCTCGAAGCGAATGCTGTCAAACAGTCCGTTCTGCTTACCTATCGGGATGACTTCAGCAAGTACGGGCAGCGGATCAACCGCCGTCTGCTCCAGAACGTCTTTCAAAGCCTGCCTCTCCATGTGGGACAGAAGCTGAAATACGTTAACCTGGATCGGAATGAGAAAAGCACTGAAGTGAAAAAGACCCTGCATCTCCTGGCCTTGGCCCGTGTTTATGCACCGGTTTATCATACCGCCGCAAACGGCATACCCTTACGGGCGGAATGCAATCAGAAGGTGCAGAAACCCCTCTTTCTGGATGTCGGCCTGCTGACCACGGCCTGCGGGATGAGCTATGCCGACATTGCCCATGCGGACGATGTTGCTCTGATTAATGCGGGTTCCCTGTGTGAACAGTTTATCGGCCAGCACCTGCTCTATGCGCGACCGCCCTATGAAGAACCGGAGCTTTTCTATTGGGTGCGAGAGAAACGGCAGGCATCCTCAGAGATCGATTATGCTCTGTCCGTGGGCGGCAAGATTTTTCCGGTAGAGGTCAAGGCGGGTAAAACCGGCACGCTGAAATCGCTTCAGGTCTTTCTTCAGGAAAAGGGTCGTCCCTTGGGAGTCCGTTTCAATGCCGATCTGCCGAGTCTGCATGAGACAACCTTTTCTCTGCCCAACACATCCGGGACATTCCGGTTGCTGTCCCTTCCCCTGTACTTGGTTGAAGAGTTGCTGAGATTGATCAGGGCAACAATTCAGGAGTAA
- a CDS encoding SAM-dependent chlorinase/fluorinase: protein MSTKTSGIISLTTDFGVTDPYVGQMKGAILQRNPSVQLVDLSHEISRQDIIGAAIMLHSSYAFFPAATVHLVVVDPGVGSERRILAAEGEGYYFIVPDNGIFSLLLRDGLLNRVYLVEEKALFAKKVSTTFHGRDIMGPVAAALAGGLALEEVGTEVLPASCICLDLPVARISETSIHGEVMQVDHFGNIRTTIRRADMQHVTDPHQCQVQLKGYEIGTLSSTYAEAMPGELLALFDSAGYLEIAVNRGSAAELTQCRISDLVQVN, encoded by the coding sequence ATGTCCACGAAAACAAGCGGTATCATAAGCCTGACCACGGATTTTGGCGTGACTGATCCCTATGTTGGGCAGATGAAGGGAGCTATTCTTCAGAGGAATCCATCGGTGCAACTGGTAGATCTCAGCCATGAGATTTCCAGGCAGGATATCATCGGGGCAGCTATTATGCTGCACAGCAGCTATGCCTTTTTCCCAGCAGCAACGGTGCATCTGGTTGTTGTTGATCCCGGCGTGGGGAGTGAACGGAGGATTTTGGCTGCTGAAGGGGAGGGATATTATTTTATTGTCCCGGATAATGGGATATTCTCTCTTCTCCTGCGGGATGGGCTTCTCAACCGGGTGTATCTCGTAGAGGAAAAAGCGCTTTTTGCCAAGAAAGTGAGTACCACCTTTCACGGGCGGGATATCATGGGGCCTGTGGCAGCGGCCTTGGCAGGAGGGTTGGCCTTGGAAGAGGTGGGGACAGAGGTCCTGCCTGCCTCTTGTATTTGTTTGGACCTGCCTGTTGCGCGTATCTCAGAGACAAGCATTCATGGTGAGGTTATGCAGGTCGATCATTTCGGTAATATCCGTACGACAATTCGCCGTGCGGATATGCAGCATGTTACGGATCCGCATCAATGTCAGGTGCAACTTAAAGGGTACGAGATAGGAACTCTCAGTTCTACCTATGCTGAGGCCATGCCTGGAGAGCTGCTTGCCCTGTTTGATAGTGCTGGTTATCTTGAGATTGCGGTGAATAGAGGCAGTGCTGCTGAGCTGACGCAGTGTCGTATTAGTGACCTCGTACAGGTCAATTGA